The genome window ATCATCAAAAAGTATAATCATGacatttccttaatttctttttaaaaatgcaattttatgtTTGGTGGGAGAGGGGAATTAATACAGCCAATCTATTCAATATTTTTAGCAGAAATTACGAGACATTAGAAATTTTTCTCATGTTGGTTATTATCtgatgttttcagttttctctctcattcttgtGTATTTTTTCAGTGTTGCAAACACAGTCtgtatttaaagattttaaagctccaaaactgtaagcacaGTGGTTTTCTGGCATGATgttaaaattatactaaaatgTACGAAACTTTGTCAATTTGATTATTGGCACAGATGTTTACAAATAgtgtgtatatgagggtacttcagaaagtttgtagaaaaatagaattaaaagatagtacgaatctttccatgaacttttaaaagtaccctcatatatacattattttatacacacacacacacacacacacacacacacacacacacacacacacacacacaattcaatGAAATAGATGTGAAACAAGTTTTCAAAATGCAGTTATCTGTACCCATACATTTTTAGCAAGCTGCTTGCTAAAAATCCAGAGGTACTGTGTCTGTAGCATTGCTCTGATCTGTCTGGCTCTATCcccataaacaaaacaaaacaagacttaTTTTTGTTACTGAAACCCCAAAGGTTCGTTTGCTCGccactcaatagccaataattgagagacaagcgttggtgtaaggaaaggtagcttttaatcaggaagctggcagccgGGGAAATGatggacttatgtctcaaagaccatcacttttcccagacttgccaaagggttttatagggataGGTGGTAGGGGGCTAATTCATGATGGTCAAGCAGGGGTGTGCAGGAAAATTGCAGGTAAACGTCAAATAACTTCCCAGGTGGGACCTGATTCATGGTAaccatcctccatgaagtcaCAGATTCATTTCCAGTGAATCTCAAAAAAATTGTAGTTAGTAAGCTaataaagaatggccatctgggttaatcatttcttctaaaattattctgtgtacagtgtgagcaagagtcattatgttctagcaataaTGTACACAAGAATCATCGTGTTCTAATGTCTACCTGCAAGCTATGCAGTTCAGGTTACAAgtgtaaggaaaaataaaacctttttaatttagaagtttaacaaaatggagtcacttctgttcaggctgttacattTTCACAGGATGTCTTCTTAAGGAATCCATGCTGGGTCCTGGTgatctctccctccctttttaaGTGTCCACACATCGTCCTTTTAACAGTCCATTGAGTTTTGGCAAGGGTAAACAAAAATCTCATGggtatagtcttttttttttttttttggttttttttttaaagatgaccggtaaggggatcttaacccttgacttggtgttgtcagcaccacactcagtgagcgaaccggccatccctatataggatccgaacccggggccttggtgttcccagcaccacactctcccgagcgagccacaggccggccctcatgGGTAGAGTCTTTGGAATCCAGATTCCTCCCTGTTTTGACAAGCAGGGTGACAATGTCATTGGCAAGCCTTTGGGTTCATCCTGTCCTTCTAGTCTCCTCAAAGATGACTGACAAGTTTAGCAATGTCACCGCAGTGCGCCGAGCATCCTGGGGGTCAGTTCATCGCAGCCAGAGACAGGAGCTCCTGGGCAAAAGCTAGCCCAGCTGATGATGGAGACTCCACGGTGCCAGAAATAATGCTCTGCCTTGGAATTTCCACCCCGCTTCTGCTTCTGCCAAGACCAGGAGCTCAGTgtgattttctttcctgttttaatTATCCAGTCCCATTCCATCTACGTTCCCTCAACTGTtccctttttcttctgcttgtggaCAATGCAGAAAACACGTGCATGGCGCCAGACTGGCCAGGGTTAAGTCAGGACTCACCACTGTGTGACATTAGGCAGGGAATTTAACCTCTTCGGGACTCtttttgcatctgtaaaatggcagttAATACAGGCTCCCAGGGTTACGTGAGGTACCCACGCTGATCCTGACACACAGTAACTCAGCAAATGTTTCTCCACCCCCGATCCTGCCATTACACTTTCCACAGCGGCCAAAGCAGCCCTCACGGAGGCCTTGGAGACAAAGCAGCAGCTTCCTGCTCCTGAGGGCTCACAGTGAAGGCAGGGAGACGGCGTCCACTCCCTCGACTGCTCCTTAAAAACAGTCCTGAGAGGCAGACAAGGAcgaaaacaggaagaaaggaacagagggTACACAAAAGTAGGGACGAAGAGacctatttccttctcctcctcctcaaatGAATGTGTTTGTCCCCGCCACAGGACCCGGTTTTTGGTTGTTTACGTGACCGTCACCTCCACAAGATCATCGGCCACCTGAGGGCGAACAAGGCCGAGTCCATCTCCTGACTCCATTTCTTATCCCAAGGCTGGACACGTTAGTCCGTCTGCTCAAGGCGCGGAGGTCAGGGTTGACGCCCCCACCCCGTCCGGGCCGGAAGCCTGCCGGGTCCCCAAGGGCGAGGCTGGTCTGGCTGGAGACAGCGGGAACCCCAGCCGCGCCCAACGGCCGTTAGGTTGTGGGGCCACCTGCCGCGGCTGCCCAGATTGGCTCCTTCCCCTGGCAACGCGGCGGCTTTAGCCAATCGGTAGCGAGGCCGGTCTAGAGGCTTCGCCCCACCCCCGCCCGCGGGAGCCCGCGCGCGCGCCCAGGGCCAGAGCCCGTAAGGGAGGTGCTTATACCCGAGCCGGCCTCTGGGCCGCTGTTTCAAAGCGCCCTGGCTGGGAAGCAGAGGCGTATGTGGTCCTCAACACGCCTCTGCTTCTTTCCAGGCGTCAGTCTCGCCATTCTCGTGATGAGGTTGACGGACTGGGGAGAGTCTGTGAGGAGAAggcggggaggggctgggggtgacCCGCTGCGGGGAGCGAAGGAGTAAACACGGTGACTGTTCCGCACGGAAATGGGAGGGTAGAAGGTCCGGGGAGAACCCTAGGCGGGACGGTCCCCTCACCCGCCGTCGGTGCTGGCCCCGCCCCGCAGGCCCCGCCTCCGAGATATTTGCCGCGCGCCGCCTACTGCACGCCCCGCCGGCCGGCAGCGCGACCCCGTCGATTACTGTCTTCGCTCCCTCCACGCGCCCTCTGCCCGCAGACACACAGAGCCGCCTGCAGCCTCGCCTTCTCTGTGGCCCGGTGAGTCTGGCCCCGGCCAGGCCAGCCCTGCGCCCTCCACAGCTGCTCCACGCCCGCTACCCCGCCGCGCCGATCGCTCGCTTCCCGCTCTTTAATTTCCCTTCTCTGCTCCCAGCCCAGTTTgtgcttttcttctgttctttatcTCTCTTCTCCCACCCTTTTTCTGCCTGTGATTTAAGCCTCTACCTTTCCGCTCCCTCCCCTCGGCCACGATGCCCACCTCGTCTTGGCTGGGGGCCTTCGGCGCGTGAGCGGTGACCTCTCCCTCCTCAGGAGGCTCCAGGCCGTGTGCTCCCGTCGCCTTTTCTGGGCTGTTTCTGCTGGGAGGAGGTTTTGAGCTGGTAGATCCGGCCTCCGCAGGGCCCGCTCCCAGGACCTCCAACCTCCTAGCAGCCGGGGTGTGGGCCCCAGCCAGCTCCCAGAGAGTCGTTGTCCCATCGTGACCCCCTCACAACACTCTTCCCCACCAAAATGTGAAGACTATGTTGGGGGACGCTTATCTATGGTACTGAATATCACAAAAGCAGAAGCCTGCAAGAGACCCAATGTATGATGCTAAGCAGATGGATGCTAAGCAGGAGGGAGGACTCCTGGGTTCATTTCCCCCCTCAGATATGTACACTTAATCCCTGGCTGCCCTGGGTGAAAAGAGCccctgtctcccccactcccccctaAGGCAAGGACTGAGTGAGCTTGAGTGTCATGGGCAAGTGGCCCTCTCCTTACCGGGGGTGGTCCTTTAAGGTGGATTTCCCTTTCTAAACTCTCCTCCTTTGCCCTCACCCACAGGACACATAGTATGACCTTTGGGTGTTTCGTCTCCCAGCCATTTTCTATGGAAAACCAAGGGGATCGGGCTATGATAGCCACTGGCAGCTTTGAAGAACGGGACGCCTTTAGAGAAGCTTGATCTTGGAGGCCTCAGTGTGAGACCTTACAAGGACGGGTAAGAGTCCAATCTAAGGGAGAGGTCTCCTGTTGCCTCCTAGCCTTGTGGTCTAGGGGTGGGAGTCAGCAGGACATTAAAAGAATTACCACCGCGTCATAGTTCACAAAGCATTTTCGTACATCCCTGGTCTTATTCTGGCCCTTAAGCTGACCCTGACAAGCCAAGGGTGGTGGTCCCCATTTTATAaagatggaaactgaggcccaggtggGACGGTGATTGGTCCCAGATCACCCTGGGTCAATAACAGAGCCAGGACAGGAAcctattgttcttttttttttttttttgtctttttcatgaccggtactcagccagtgagtgcaccggccattcctatataggatccgaacccgccgcaggagcgtcgctgcgctcccagcgccgcactctcccgagtgcgccacggggcggcccaatTGTTCTAACTTGATATTGTTGACTCCAGCTTTTACTGTCTGTGAGACTGATATTAGTAATCAGCTGTACTTTTTGGGATCTGAAACTGATTATTTGCTGGGGGCTGTAAAATATGATTAACTCTTTAGGCCTAAGTTTTATTTAGAGTTTTTATAGCACAGGTTATCTTTGCCCTCATATCCACCCCTCCGAAGGACCTGAGTTTGGAAAACCCAAGGCAATATTCAAAATGGCAACTAAGCCTCTGTGCACTTGTCTTTGAGCTGGACAGCAGCTGGTTCTCATTTTTCACAACACTGCAACTTAGATCAAGGTCAGGCACGTGATAGACGCATGTCATCTTATTTCTGATGCCCAGAGAAAGGACACCATTTATCTATATCTTCTCAGAAATGTTTAATTGGCTGGAGGAACTTTCTGTTTAATTGATATGAGAGAATTTTCCTTGTAAAAGGCCCTGCCTGTGCCTGGgcctgagaaaacagcagaaaagaAATGATTTGGGCAGCAGTGCAAAGCAAATGGCATAAGCTTTGGAGCCTGTAGATGTGGCTCTTACTCATCTAACATGGAAGTAAGGGCAGCCACCTCACAGGGCTgcttttgaggattaaatgagctaactgAGAACCTCGGGGAGTAGGGTGGGGAAAGTTGTGGAGCACATCCTGGTGGTATCAGCAGGGATGCTGGGGAGTCTGGGAGCATTCTCAACCCATTCTGCCATTTGAGCACCAGTCTTCACTGAGCTTCATGTAGGAAACAGGGAAACAGGAATAAGTTCAGGCACTGCCCAGTAGGAACTCCCACTGCAGTTGCTATGGTGGATAGCCTCTTGATTTCTGTTTGCCACAGCCACCTGGAGGAGAAGCCCAGGAGGAAGAAGCTGGGTGAGCTGTTTATTTCTGTGGGTCTCTGTGTTCACAACTAACTCCTACCACATCCTCCTTCCACCAGCGACAGGGACAGCCAATCAGGCTGGTCTCAGAGCAGAGGCTCCTATGAAGTCAGAGAAGTGAGCTAAGGGGAAGGAGAAGCAGGTTGCCCTTACCCACTGGCGTGCTGGGCTCACTTCCTCCTGGGGCAGTGGAGGAGGGTGTTGTTCCAACTCTGAGAACAAAATGGAGCTTTTGGTTTCCTGTATCACTTTTCATAGCTCTGACCTGCActtctccctccatccctccctctcttGTGCTGAAAGTGTGGATCCATTAtattggagaaaaggaaactggcCAAAGAGGGAGAGCAGTTTTCCCTGCATCACACAGTAGGCCAGGACGAGTCCAGTACCCTGGTACTtactctcagcctccagaatcacCTGGCACCCTTTAAGACCCAGCTAAATATTACCTTGTCTAAGAAGTCTTTTCTTATCATCCATTCTTCCTTACCTCTCTTCTGATGTAGTTGTTCCCTCCTCTGCATTTTGAGAGTGTGTCCTACAAGCCCCAAGTGCAGCTTGAGTAACCTGCCCAGCCCCTATGCCTGACAGTAAGCCACCTATAGGATAGATATTGTCTCCTGGGTCCAGTGAACCAGTGCCCAGCAAAGCAGTCTTGTTGAAAGAATGACTCTAGAGAGCCTCTCTGAGCTGTGTGGAGGCTGGAAGAGAGAATTAGACTGATGGGCTTGGATGGGATTGAATTAGTCATCTTATCCCTGCCTTTTCCTCTTGATTTAAATAATTCAGACCCATGGGAACCTCTCATACCAGATAGACCCGCAAAAGCAGGAGGAATGTGGGCATCAACAGTGAAATCTCTGTACTCAGCAAACAAGGGCCTGGGCTGTTTTTGAGGCAGCACTGGGATAGCCCTGACCCAGACTCTCCTCATAGTGAAAGGGAGGGAGCTCTTCACAAAACATGGACTTCTTTTGCAGGAATTCCTTCTCTAGCCCCTACTTGAATACCTTTGGAGCTCACTTATCTTTTCCCTCATGGGGATGTTCTCAGTCCTGCTTaggtcttggtgttgtcagggaAGGTAGGGATGGGGGTGGTGAACAGGGAGGGCCTGGGGGCACTTACTGATGGGGCTTCTCTCTCTTGGTGCTTAGATTCTGGCAGAGTTCCTCTATCTCGTCTTGTTGGTGTTTGAAGGTGCCCCCCTCTCCAATTTTTCACCATCTCCTGGGAGATAGCAGGAAATCAGCATCATGGTTGGGTTCAAGGCCACTGATGTGCCCCCTACTGCCACTGTGAAGTTCCTGGGTGCTGGCACAGCCGCCTGCATCGCAGATCTCATCACCTTTCCACTAGATACTGCTAAAGTTCGGCTGCAGGTGAGGAGAGGAAAGCTGGGGGTTCAGTGGTGTCTAGTCTGCTCCCTCCCCGAGGACACAGCCTCCTCAAGGGTCAGTGGGGTGTTTGGGACTCAAAACTTTAGAGCATATGGATGGCAGGAGATGGGGAGGGCAACCTGACTGTCCCTGTAGCCACCCTGTCTTGGCCTTGCAGATCCAAGGAGAAAGTCAGGGGCTGGTGCGTGCTGCAGCCGGCACCCAATACCATGGTGTGCTGGGCACCATCCTGACCATGGTGCGTACCGAGGGTCCCCGCAGCCTCTACAACGGGCTGGTTGCCGGCCTGCAGCGCCAAATGAGCTTCGCCTCTGTCCGCATCGGCCTCTATGACTCCGTCAAGCAGTTCTACACCAAGGGCTCTGAATGTGAGTGTGGAGCTGGGCCATAGGCCCCTTGGCCTTTTTTTCTCAGTGATGATCAATCTTAGTTCATCTAGCCGAATAGTTCCTTTGGGCCCCAGATACCCTAGGAGGATCAGGGCAGCTGAGAACTTGAAGGGTCCCTGATTCTCCTAATGATTCCTGAGCACCTGGGTTATACCTTGGGAGTAGGTGGTATCATCCCagtattacagatgaagaaactggctTGAAGTGGAGGAGGTACTTAGCCAAGGGCACAAATTGAGGAGCCAGAAAACACACCCAGGACTCTTGCCTCCAAGCCCAGCATTCTTCTATTTCACCTCCTTAGCAGACCATGCCAATCCTCCATTTTACATGAGGAAACCAACAGCCTGGAACAAAAGGttgactttcccaagatcacatgTCAGGGAGAAGTAGATCTGGGATGAGAACCCAAGTCATATTAGTCCCAGTCCCTCAGAAAGCCACTTCTGTAAGCTTTGGTTTTCACATTTGTGAATGGAAGTAATTCTGATTTCTCAGGGCTGTTGAGCAggttaaatgaaaatgttttatgaaaGAAAGCACTAAgtctcatttttgtctttttttttaatttttattttttatttagcagctggcctgtgtggggatccgaacccttgacctttatattatcagcaccatgctgtcccacatgagctaaccagccagcctagtcATTTTTGTCTTACTCCTTACTATGTCCCTAGCAAGAAGCATTTACAGTGATATTTTGTGTGATGGGACAAGTTCTTAGAGCAAGAGCTGGTCTGGATACTATCTACGAAAGGCAGGAGATTACAGTGACATGGTGGTTTTGGTGAGGAAACTTGAGGTGGAAAAACAAGTGAAAGCCCAGCTAGCCACTGACCCCTATTGTTCACCCACAGATGCTGGCATTGGGAGCCGCCTCCTGGCAGGCAGCACCACAGGTGCCCTGGCTGTAGCTTTAGCCCAGCCCACCGATGTAGTAAAGGTCCGATTCCAAGCTCAAGCCCAGGCTGGAGGTGGTCGGAGATACCAAAGCACTGTTGATGCCTACAAGACCATTGCCAAAGAGGAAGGGTTCCGGGGACTCTGGAAAGGTGTGTACCAGGTGTTTCCCCTTACCcgtcttcctcctcccccattccCTGGTCTCACACAGGCTCTCCTTCCTCCTGTAGGGACCTCTCCCAATGTCGCTCGTAATGCCATTGTCAACTGTGCTGAGCTTGTGACCTATGACCTCATCAAGGATACCCTCTTGAAGGCCAACCTCATGACAGGTGAGATAGGGTAGATGGTGCTGGGTCTCACTCTTCCCCCAACCCAGAAGTGGATGTGGGAGTCTGGTTGCCTGAAGACCACATATTTTCATCCTATTTGCCCTTTGCTAGTAGAGTGAGTTTGTATCTCTTCTTTGCCATATCAAAGCCAACTGGGATGAAACTCCCATTTTGCCCATTGAAGAACTGAGGCTAGCTTGGCAAAATTACTCTTTTAGTCCTCAGAAAAGGTCCCAGCTGGagtctctttctctttaaaaccACGAGACCCCCTAGCTACTTAAGtaattctcttctcttctgaaaTGATGGCTGAGTCGTGACTGCCTTGCCTGCTCCTTCTCGGCAGATGACCTACCTTGCCATTTCACTTCTGCCTTCGGGGCAGGCTTCTGCACCACCATCATCGCCTCCCCTGTCGATGTGGTCAAGACGAGATATATGAACTCTGCCCCGGGCCAGTATAGCAGTGCTGGCCACTGTGCCCTTACCATGCTCCAGAAGGAAGGGCCCCGAGCCTTCTACAAAGGGTGAGCCTCTGATCCACCCCACCCAATTCCAGGTCTCCTGGCTACCCGTACCTATCACAAAGGTAGGAGAGAACCACCTGGAAATGAATGCATCCAAGTATCAGACTATTTCTGATCCTGGTCCTGGTATTTCACTAGCATTCATTCATCCTCTTAATTCCCAGAGTTGCTGTCATCCCTATTTTATAGGTGTTAAAATGGAGAGTCAGGGGATTCTTGCTCATAGCCACACAGCTATGAGGCTCAATTCACTGGGTCCTCCCAGCCTCCTCTGGGATAGAGCAACTGGGTTGGATTGGATGCCAAAGCCCAGTGGGGGAAACTAGAGGTGGAGGTGCCCCTTGTGACCTGTGTCTTCTCTCCCCTAGGTTCATGCCCTCGTTTCTCCGCTTGGGTTCCTGGAATGTGGTGATGTTCGTCACCTATGAGCAGCTAAAACGGGCCCTCACAGCTGCCTGCACTTCTCGGGTGGCTCCCTTTTGAGCCTCTCCTGCTGCTGACCTGACCACCTCTGGCTTTGGCTTCAGCTCTAGCCAGGCCctgcttctcttttccttctcccctccttcccttcccttttcctccacctcttcCTTCAACTCCTTTTCCCaccacctcccttccctctcctcacaTTCTCATCCCCCTCCCTACCTCATCTCCCCATTGTCTCTCAGTACTGGTGGAGTTGACCCTATTTGACAGTCTCTTGAGAAGTTCAAGCCCTTAGTCCCTTGAAAAGTTCAGCCTGAATCACTGTCCTGTCCCCACAGCCCAGCCAACACATCACCCATAAAGCAAGTTCAACCTTGGTGTCTCCTCCCTCTTTTATAGTTATAACCAGAGGTCTTGGTCCTAGGGGTCCTTTTGGCTCCTGGTGGGCAGGGGGAAAAGGGGGTGTGACCCACTTCCACCTCCAGCATCCAATCTGGGGCCCATAGGTGTCATCTAATCCATTTATTTCTCTAGACCCAGGCCCTGGGCTGAGGTGGCAAGTGAAGGAACAGCCAGAGACAAGAGTGGCTTTGCTGTCGCCTTCCCTTCCCTTGCCAGGCCGCTTGGGCTTTCACCTGCTCAGTACCAGATACTCCAGTGCCTGCCTTTCCAACCCCCCAGCTATCCTCAGgtgtttatctgtaaaatgagagtgcCTCTGTCAGCCCTGCATCTCCTGTGCTTCCTAGAAGATTTAAAGGAACTTGGGAATCTTAGATGCTGTGAgcttgttttattccattttacaaatgggaagcCCACCTCCCCAAAGTCCCAGACCTAGTGAGAGCGAGTCAGGCTGCTTTCCACCCTCCACTCCACAGTCACACCCATAGGAGGAAGTGTTACTGAACTGGATGGGGCGGGCTCTGACTCAGCAGAGGTTTAGTTCAGGCTGCAGGGCAAACATCGGCCTCTGCCTGAGGATACTTCCACTTTGGAGTCTCACCCTTTAGGGATCTCATGGGGGTGGTGACAAGACAGGGCTTTAGCTGCACAGGGGTTTCAGCCTCTCTGTCCCTGTTCCTACCACCTGTCCCTGCAGGCAGGAGATCAGGTGGGCAGGAACTACTTGTATTTCAAGGGATCCTAAGGCATCTAGTGCAGGGCTGGGCCATTAGAATTAAGTCACCCAGGCCTATTGTATAGCTGTCTGAAGCAGCTGAGGGCTGCGCGGTCATGCAGGCAGGGACACACAAAGTCAGCAGCTGAACTGGGACTAGGACTCAGGCTCCTCCCTCCTCTTGCTGGCCTCTTCCCCCAGGGACCAAGGCTGGGGGCCCTTTGGAAAACCTGTTCAGCAGCTGTGGAGCAAGGCCCAGAGAACATGGcctccctccctcattccccAGCTGAAAGTAGATGACACTACTGCTCCTTTCCCTCCTTATTAGCCTATGGGTCAGAGCTGGAGGCTAGACCTTCAATGTTTGGGCAAGGGGCGGGATGTTAGAGTTCTTCCTAGAGAGGGAAAGAAGACCCATGATTCCTCAGCTTGCTTCCTAGCTTCTGACAAATTGAGCTGAGGCTTCATAGACCCCGAGAGGAACAAGGTGAGTTCCATGAGGCAGCAAGCCAGAGTGAGGGTGACCAGCAGCCCAGCTGGGATGGTTTCTGCTAGGCTGCAGGGAGTCGGCATAAATGGAGGACCTGGTCACTGCCTTAAGTGCTTTTATTCTCACATTAATCCTGTGAGGCAGATTAGTAACTTCTATACCTGAGGAAAAGGGCAGTTTGCTGCCCTAGGTGTGTGTCAGCAGAGCTCAATAGGCCAGGTGGGGGTGAACAATCTCAGCTGGTTTGTTTGCCAGCCTTGTGTCCCAGACACAAGATACTTTATCATGGTCCTGGGGTGACCTTGGAGCAAAAAAGAGTTGGGAAAGGTGGTAGGAATCACTGGGAAACATACCAGCAGGCCTTTCTTATCCTCAATCCTTAAGGCCTATAAAACGGGCATATGATAGGCCCTACTTTGACTTGCAAGGTGGCACTGAAGATCACTGAGGTCTCATGAAGATCTGTCAGCAGGCCTAAGACCAGGTGTCTGTCATAAGGGTTAACAGGTGGCTTTCCTGCTGCCCTAGAAGAGACCTGGAGTTCTAGGGTTTCACAACAGGTCTGTGCTCCCTCACCTACTCAGGGCTTGCTCTCAGAACAGGGTAGGTGCCACCACCCCTCTACCTGGGTCCTGCCTCAGAGGGCAATGTCAGCTTCACTCTTCATCTGCTTACCACAAAAGGCCTGCAAGACAGGGGTTGTAATCTTTACAGTAAGAAATAGGCTCAGAGTTGTGAAGTGATTTGTCCAACGGCACATGGCTGGTTAGTAGCACACTTGGGATTCAAGTGTGTCTGATTCCAAAGGTCACACACTGCTGTGGTGCAAGGCTTCCTAGAACCCTGGACCCAGAGTCTTCATCTCAACGTCTTTCTGCTGCTGCCTTCATGGTATTAGAACAGCTGGCAAGAGCTACCGAACCCccatttaagaaagaaacaagCTAATATTGTGCTTTGAATGgtgaaattcaaaacaatatGGGGCCTTTTCGGGCACCTCTGAAGTCACTTCACAGAAGTGATCACCTAGTCAACATAAGTCTCAACCTATCGCAGCCTAAACTTGGACCCAAGACAAAGGAATCTGCTGGCACAGAAAAGGAGCATAATGCACTGTTGTTGACTTTGGGGAGACAGGTGTGGTCTACACAAGCTCAGTT of Cynocephalus volans isolate mCynVol1 chromosome 4, mCynVol1.pri, whole genome shotgun sequence contains these proteins:
- the UCP2 gene encoding dicarboxylate carrier SLC25A8 isoform X1, which produces MVGFKATDVPPTATVKFLGAGTAACIADLITFPLDTAKVRLQIQGESQGLVRAAAGTQYHGVLGTILTMVRTEGPRSLYNGLVAGLQRQMSFASVRIGLYDSVKQFYTKGSEYAGIGSRLLAGSTTGALAVALAQPTDVVKVRFQAQAQAGGGRRYQSTVDAYKTIAKEEGFRGLWKGTSPNVARNAIVNCAELVTYDLIKDTLLKANLMTDDLPCHFTSAFGAGFCTTIIASPVDVVKTRYMNSAPGQYSSAGHCALTMLQKEGPRAFYKGFMPSFLRLGSWNVVMFVTYEQLKRALTAACTSRVAPF
- the UCP2 gene encoding dicarboxylate carrier SLC25A8 isoform X2; this translates as MVGFKATDVPPTATVKFLGAGTAACIADLITFPLDTAKVRLQIQGESQGLVRAAAGTQYHGVLGTILTMVRTEGPRSLYNGLVAGLQRQMSFASVRIGLYDSVKQFYTKGSEYAGIGSRLLAGSTTGALAVALAQPTDVVKVRFQAQAQAGGGRRYQSTVDAYKTIAKEEGFRGLWKGTSPNVARNAIVNCAELVTYDLIKDTLLKANLMTDDLPCHFTSAFGAGFCTTIIASPVDVVKTRYMNSAPGQYSSAGHCALTMLQKEGPRAFYKG